From one Portunus trituberculatus isolate SZX2019 chromosome 8, ASM1759143v1, whole genome shotgun sequence genomic stretch:
- the LOC123500061 gene encoding uncharacterized protein LOC123500061 produces MRRYRRCHHATLSGRTNTNQTYTLCKQQEACSSALVTSRSRWTGHELSTLTIAEASVVSRVSSLADTCGFTLSNYPPATHAHNSVAGCALIARQQGVAHNVVWACPRQGLVHYQKCMSKLHTIHNSEISDIRRRHSDSHYYVTPQPHPPLPLVCSLLTSGNVLCSEKLAFGVKYSVAKYNSDPTLRYRENRGLGFGIKSDVYPPKCLGSPAILLLLLLLRRLPGPCDSSSSPAGRPLQKRTQTAEACGPAQVLPLLKGEPNQRVLSTPNLRCSCTGSRKVSLRLPRMNWILPRTSSVLATRGAIQEGSTPFLAAPSTEELDPASHHVVPSRKGGHPASHQHVVPSREGGRHPASHHHAVPSREGGRHPASHHQAVPSREGGRHPASHHHMVPSREGGRHPASHHHVVPSREGGRHPASHHHVVPSREGGHPASQYLPRRNWTLPRTSMWCHPGREDTLQ; encoded by the exons GCTTGCTCCTCTGCCCTTGTCACCTCACGATCACGATGGACTGGTCATGAGCTATCCACTCTGACCATTGCTGAGGCCAGTGTTGTTAGCCGAGTGTCCTCCTTGGCTGACACTTGTGGCTTCACCTTGTCCAATTATCCACCTGCAA CACATGCTCACAATTCTGTGGCTGGGTGTGCATTGATAGCTAGGCAGCAAGGTGTTGCTCACAACGTGGTGTGGGCGTGTCCACGACAGGGCTTAG TGCATTACCAGAAGTGTATGAGTAAGCTGCATACTATTCACAATTCAGAAATTTCAGATATCCGGAGAAGGCATTCGGACAGTCACTACTACGTCACACCCCAGCCCCACCCACCTCTTCCCCT AGTATGCAGCTTACTCACTTCTGGTAATGTACTGTGCAGTGAAAAATTAGCATTTGGTGTGAAATATAGTGTGGCAAAGTATAATAGTGATCCAACACTTCGTTACCGAGAAAATCGAG GTCTTGGATTTGGCATAAAG TCCGACGTGTACCCGCCCAAGTGTCTGGGAAGCCCCGccatcctgctcctgctcctcctcctccgccgcctcccCGGTCCATGTGATAGCAGTTCATCTCCAGCAGGTCGTCCTTTGCAGAAGAGGACGCAGACCGCGGAGGCGTGCGGTCCGGCACAG GTCCTGCCACTACTGAAGGGAGAACCAAACCAGCGTGTCCTGTCAACCCCCAACCTGCGGTGTTCTTGCACTGGAAGCCGCAAGGTGTCGCTGCGCCTTCCTCGGATGAATTGGATCCTGCCTCGCACCAGCTCTGTCCTGGCAACGCGTGGTGCCATCCAGGAAGGGAGTACACCCTTTCTCGCAGCACCTTCCACGGAGGAATTGGACCCTGCCTCGCACCATGTGGTGCCATCCAGGAAGGGAGGACACCCCGCTTCGCACCAGCATGTGGTGccatccagggagggaggacgACACCCCGCCTCGCACCATCATGCGGTGccatccagggagggaggacgACACCCCGCCTCGCACCATCAAGCGGTGccatccagggagggaggacgACACCCCGCCTCGCACCATCATATGGTGccatccagggagggaggacgACACCCCGCCTCGCACCATCATGTGGTGccatccagggagggaggacgACACCCCGCCTCGCACCATCATGTGGTGccatccagggagggaggacaccCCGCCTCGCAGTACCTTCCACGGAGGAATTGGACCCTGCCTCGCACCAGCATGTGGTGccatccagggagggaggacacacTGCAATGA